The proteins below are encoded in one region of Methanosarcina barkeri 3:
- a CDS encoding 30S ribosomal protein S15 translates to MAKMHTKRKGKSASSRPNRTESPEWCKISAEEVTSITLDLWKQGVSTSEIGMTLRDRYGVPDAKLITGKKITTILKENNVAMNVPEDLTNLIVKALRLRKHLSINKKDVHNKRALNLTESKIRRLVKYYKQEKVLPRDWFYKPETAEMMITR, encoded by the coding sequence ATGGCAAAAATGCATACTAAAAGAAAAGGCAAGTCCGCTTCATCCAGGCCCAACAGAACCGAATCGCCTGAGTGGTGCAAGATCAGCGCAGAAGAAGTTACTTCAATTACCCTTGACCTCTGGAAACAGGGTGTATCTACTTCTGAAATAGGAATGACCTTAAGGGACCGTTATGGGGTTCCTGATGCAAAGCTCATCACAGGCAAGAAGATCACAACTATTCTTAAGGAAAACAACGTTGCTATGAACGTTCCCGAAGACCTTACAAATCTGATTGTAAAGGCCCTGAGGCTCAGAAAGCACCTTTCTATTAACAAGAAAGATGTCCACAACAAGCGTGCTCTTAACCTTACTGAATCCAAGATCAGAAGGCTTGTTAAATACTACAAGCAGGAAAAAGTACTCCCAAGAGACTGGTTCTACAAGCCTGAAACTGCAGAAATGATGATTACCAGGTAA
- a CDS encoding ABC transporter ATP-binding protein has product MILSVEELEFLYRNRKILHKVAFSIEEGEIVAILGPNGVGKTTLLKCLNKILRPKGGAVHLDGNNLFNLGTMEIARLVGYVPQRVETGRLTAFDAVLLGRRPHIKWDVTEKDLQIVDSIFKLLSMEKLRLAYIDEMSGGELQKVAIARSLVQEPKVLLLDEPTSSLDMKNQVEILAIIRQIVLEHRIVAVMTMHDLNQALRYADRFILLKGGRIHAHGGVEVITSRVIEEVYGLPVIIGEVAGMRCVVPGSPEWDCTRNQSQKARPI; this is encoded by the coding sequence ATGATTCTCTCAGTAGAAGAACTTGAATTCTTGTATCGCAACCGTAAAATTCTCCATAAAGTAGCTTTTTCTATCGAGGAAGGAGAAATTGTAGCAATCCTTGGACCCAATGGGGTTGGCAAGACTACGCTCTTAAAGTGTCTTAACAAAATTCTTCGCCCTAAAGGAGGAGCAGTTCATCTTGATGGAAATAACCTTTTTAACCTTGGAACAATGGAGATCGCACGCCTTGTCGGGTATGTTCCCCAGCGGGTAGAAACCGGGAGACTGACAGCTTTTGATGCAGTCTTACTCGGAAGAAGACCCCATATCAAATGGGATGTTACCGAAAAAGACCTTCAAATAGTCGATTCGATCTTCAAGTTACTTTCCATGGAAAAACTCCGCCTTGCATATATCGATGAAATGAGCGGAGGGGAACTCCAGAAGGTCGCAATTGCACGTTCACTCGTACAGGAACCTAAAGTCCTTCTCCTTGACGAACCTACAAGCAGCCTTGATATGAAAAATCAGGTTGAGATCCTTGCCATTATCCGACAGATTGTTTTAGAGCATAGAATTGTGGCTGTAATGACCATGCACGACCTCAACCAGGCTCTCAGGTATGCAGACCGGTTCATTCTGCTTAAGGGAGGAAGAATTCATGCCCATGGAGGAGTTGAGGTAATCACTTCCAGAGTAATCGAAGAGGTTTACGGCCTACCAGTAATTATTGGAGAAGTTGCAGGCATGAGGTGTGTTGTCCCTGGTAGCCCGGAATGGGACTGTACACGCAACCAGTCACAAAAAGCTAGACCAATATAA
- a CDS encoding iron ABC transporter permease produces the protein MHFAKGAVPEDYLAYIRRKYFWIMGGILFLFIMLIYSISVGAVTIPPYEVLQTITGHSVSTKWDSIIWNIRLPQSLAAIVAGAGLSVAGVAMQSILRNPIASPFTLGISNAGAFGAAVSVVVLGTGKVQSTVANAVIINNPYLTTIVALFFCLLATGVILLISSIRGASPEVMVLAGVALSSIFTAGTAFLQYFADDTQLAAVVFWTFGDVGRVNWLELKIMSGVVLLSIIYFIANCWNYNAIDAGDETAKGLGVNVERIRLTGMVIAAFVSAVLVAFLGVIGFVGLVCPHMVRRVIGDDQRYLIPGSALFGGILLLASDTAARLIISPYVLPVSILTAFMGAPVFIYLLLKGYKR, from the coding sequence GTGCATTTCGCCAAAGGAGCAGTTCCGGAAGATTATCTTGCATACATACGCAGAAAATACTTCTGGATAATGGGGGGGATTCTATTCCTCTTCATTATGCTTATTTACTCAATTTCGGTAGGAGCGGTAACAATACCGCCTTACGAAGTGCTTCAAACCATAACAGGGCACAGTGTTTCTACAAAATGGGACTCAATAATCTGGAACATCCGTCTCCCTCAATCCCTGGCTGCAATAGTCGCAGGAGCCGGACTCTCAGTTGCAGGAGTCGCGATGCAGTCTATCCTGCGTAATCCTATTGCATCTCCTTTCACGCTTGGGATCTCAAATGCAGGGGCTTTTGGAGCTGCAGTGTCCGTTGTAGTTCTTGGCACAGGGAAAGTACAGTCCACAGTTGCAAATGCCGTGATAATCAATAACCCTTATCTGACAACAATAGTAGCCCTTTTCTTTTGTCTCCTTGCAACAGGAGTGATCCTGCTAATCTCGAGTATACGGGGTGCTTCCCCCGAGGTAATGGTACTTGCAGGAGTTGCGCTTTCTTCCATCTTTACCGCAGGTACGGCATTCCTCCAGTACTTTGCTGACGATACCCAGCTTGCAGCAGTAGTCTTCTGGACTTTTGGCGATGTAGGAAGAGTGAACTGGCTGGAACTTAAGATAATGTCAGGCGTTGTTCTGCTTTCAATTATATACTTCATTGCCAATTGCTGGAACTACAATGCTATAGATGCCGGAGATGAAACTGCAAAGGGACTCGGTGTCAATGTTGAAAGGATAAGGTTAACAGGCATGGTAATCGCAGCCTTTGTTTCTGCAGTACTTGTTGCATTTCTTGGGGTTATAGGGTTTGTAGGGCTGGTCTGTCCTCATATGGTCAGAAGAGTGATAGGGGACGACCAGCGGTACCTGATACCCGGTTCTGCCCTGTTTGGGGGAATTCTGCTTCTGGCATCAGACACTGCTGCAAGGCTCATAATATCACCGTATGTGCTTCCCGTATCTATCCTTACTGCTTTCATGGGAGCGCCTGTTTTCATATACTTACTTCTTAAGGGGTATAAACGATGA
- a CDS encoding iron ABC transporter substrate-binding protein — MKVNYNNKLYKIIFIGVLIAALVVVSGCADKSASDKNQEGSSPSEASEVSGADKAVESGELTIADGFGREVTIPESVERVVCSGAGCLRYLVYLQAQDHVVGVDSMDQKKNELDGRPYVYANPQLKNYPLIGEARGKDDPEKIIEINPQVILKASMIGQLAAPTATEADALQDKTDIPVVSFPYGSLNNETQKAEMYNSLRVMGKVVGKQERAEEVIDYINATMKDLENRTADIPESERKTVYIGGVGLSGAHGIISTEPAYAPFLWVNAKNVAAGMGTDHADIAKEALVDWDPEYIFVDVGTLQLGNEGAVGELKNDTSLAGLSAVKNKKVYGVIPYNFYSTNYESVLANAYFIGKVLYPDRFKDIDPEAKANEIYTFFVGKPVFSDLNGQYNNTGFKQIL, encoded by the coding sequence ATGAAAGTTAATTATAATAACAAATTATATAAAATTATTTTTATAGGAGTTCTCATTGCTGCCCTGGTAGTAGTTTCAGGATGTGCGGACAAGTCCGCATCTGACAAGAATCAGGAAGGATCGTCTCCATCAGAAGCCTCAGAAGTTTCGGGTGCTGATAAGGCAGTAGAATCCGGAGAGCTTACAATCGCGGACGGGTTTGGTAGAGAAGTCACTATACCTGAAAGTGTAGAACGGGTTGTTTGCTCAGGAGCCGGGTGCCTGCGCTATCTCGTATACTTGCAGGCCCAGGACCATGTAGTAGGGGTTGATAGCATGGATCAAAAGAAAAACGAACTCGATGGACGCCCTTATGTATATGCGAATCCCCAGCTCAAAAATTATCCCCTGATTGGAGAGGCCAGGGGTAAAGATGATCCTGAGAAAATCATCGAGATTAACCCCCAGGTTATCCTGAAAGCCAGTATGATTGGACAGTTAGCAGCACCTACTGCTACTGAAGCCGACGCTCTTCAGGACAAAACCGATATCCCTGTGGTCTCATTCCCTTACGGTTCTTTGAATAATGAGACACAGAAAGCTGAAATGTACAATTCACTCCGGGTAATGGGCAAGGTAGTAGGCAAACAGGAAAGAGCAGAGGAAGTAATCGATTACATCAATGCTACGATGAAAGACCTTGAAAACAGGACTGCGGACATTCCTGAATCCGAAAGAAAAACTGTCTATATCGGTGGGGTTGGATTATCTGGGGCTCATGGAATAATCTCTACAGAACCTGCTTATGCGCCATTCCTCTGGGTGAATGCAAAGAATGTCGCAGCCGGAATGGGCACAGATCATGCGGATATTGCCAAGGAGGCACTCGTAGACTGGGATCCAGAATATATATTTGTTGATGTTGGAACCCTCCAGCTTGGTAATGAAGGTGCAGTTGGCGAGCTAAAGAATGATACGTCCCTCGCAGGGCTCTCGGCTGTAAAAAACAAAAAAGTCTATGGAGTAATCCCTTATAATTTCTACAGCACCAACTATGAGTCCGTACTTGCAAATGCTTACTTTATTGGAAAAGTGCTCTATCCTGACAGGTTTAAAGATATCGATCCGGAAGCAAAAGCCAACGAGATATACACTTTCTTTGTTGGTAAACCTGTGTTCTCAGACCTGAACGGACAATACAATAATACGGGCTTTAAGCAAATTCTGTAA
- a CDS encoding iron ABC transporter substrate-binding protein, giving the protein MKIFSSIKLNKVILIGLLVAVLLASSGCTDNSESSGEVKDAAPAESSEATVSGGLEESAGIAITDGFGREVTVPENTEKVVCSGAGCLRYLIYLQAQDYVVGVDSIEKEKSEFEGRPYALANPQLKNYPLIGEFRGKDDPEKIIAINPQVILKTGTNGQPTATNSADADALQNKTGIPVVMFPYGSLKNEEQKAQMYNSLRIMGKVVDKQERAEEIVNYINATMKDLENRTADIPESERKTVYVGGVSSAGAHGIISTEPAYAPFLWVNAKNVAAGMGTDHADIAKEALVDWDPEYIFIDVGTLQLGNEGAIGELKNDTSLAGLSAVKNKKVYGVIPYNYYSTNYESVLANAYFIGKVLYPDRFKDIDPEAKADEIYTFFLGKPLYSEINGQYGNLGFKAIPI; this is encoded by the coding sequence ATGAAAATATTCTCTAGTATTAAACTTAATAAAGTTATACTCATAGGACTGCTCGTTGCTGTCCTGCTTGCTAGCTCCGGGTGCACGGACAATTCCGAATCTTCAGGTGAGGTAAAAGATGCGGCTCCGGCAGAATCTTCCGAGGCAACAGTGAGTGGTGGATTGGAAGAGTCCGCCGGAATTGCAATAACTGATGGTTTCGGAAGAGAAGTTACCGTACCTGAGAATACAGAAAAGGTAGTCTGCTCAGGAGCCGGATGTCTACGCTATCTTATATACCTGCAGGCTCAGGACTATGTGGTAGGGGTTGATAGTATAGAGAAAGAGAAAAGCGAATTCGAAGGACGCCCTTATGCCCTTGCAAATCCGCAGCTCAAAAACTATCCCTTGATTGGAGAATTCAGAGGCAAGGATGATCCTGAAAAAATAATTGCCATCAACCCTCAGGTCATCCTGAAAACAGGCACAAACGGCCAGCCGACAGCAACCAATAGTGCTGATGCCGATGCGCTTCAGAATAAAACAGGCATTCCTGTTGTCATGTTCCCTTACGGGTCTTTAAAGAATGAAGAGCAGAAAGCTCAAATGTATAATTCACTTCGGATAATGGGTAAGGTAGTAGACAAACAGGAAAGAGCAGAAGAGATAGTCAATTATATCAATGCTACGATGAAAGACCTTGAAAACAGGACTGCGGACATTCCTGAATCCGAAAGAAAAACTGTTTATGTTGGAGGAGTGAGCAGTGCAGGAGCTCATGGAATAATTTCTACAGAACCTGCTTATGCGCCATTCCTCTGGGTGAACGCAAAGAATGTCGCAGCCGGAATGGGCACAGATCATGCCGATATTGCCAAGGAGGCACTCGTAGACTGGGATCCGGAGTATATATTCATTGATGTTGGAACCCTCCAACTTGGTAATGAAGGAGCAATTGGCGAGCTAAAGAATGATACGTCTCTCGCAGGACTCTCGGCTGTAAAGAATAAAAAGGTCTATGGAGTGATTCCTTACAACTACTACAGCACCAACTATGAATCCGTGCTTGCAAATGCTTATTTTATCGGAAAAGTGCTCTATCCGGACAGGTTTAAAGATATCGATCCGGAAGCAAAAGCCGACGAAATCTATACCTTCTTCCTGGGTAAACCTTTATACTCCGAGATAAACGGACAGTATGGCAACCTTGGGTTCAAAGCGATTCCTATATGA
- a CDS encoding GNAT family N-acetyltransferase: MRIHNLNQALGHADRLIPLKGGRDHTHGGGEVITPQVIEELSMNAWPALQTMLYDGWVLRYSKGYTKRANSINPIYPSTLSINKKIEKCEAQFRSLSIDVVYKLTAYTRPENLDRLLEEKGYERKDETIVKVIELLDFQEPVMKDVEIRNILTKQWLDAFCQLLKVSEKNRLILQDMINIIIPEKYLLLLRQNGKVIGCGMGVIEDGFAGIYEITIDPELRRKGYGRQLMLNMLKYAYERGARKAYLQVVAANIPAVRLYENLGFKEAYRYWYRIK, encoded by the coding sequence ATGAGAATACATAATCTCAACCAAGCTCTCGGGCATGCAGATAGATTAATTCCCTTGAAGGGAGGAAGGGATCATACTCACGGAGGAGGGGAAGTCATCACTCCTCAAGTAATCGAAGAGTTATCCATGAATGCGTGGCCTGCCTTGCAAACCATGTTGTATGACGGATGGGTACTGCGCTATTCAAAGGGATATACAAAGCGAGCCAACAGTATCAATCCAATCTATCCATCCACCCTTAGTATAAACAAAAAAATTGAGAAATGTGAAGCACAATTTCGTTCATTGAGTATTGATGTGGTGTACAAGCTGACCGCCTATACCCGACCGGAAAATCTGGATAGACTTCTGGAAGAAAAAGGCTATGAAAGAAAGGATGAAACAATTGTCAAGGTAATAGAATTACTGGATTTCCAGGAGCCTGTAATGAAGGACGTAGAAATCAGAAACATTCTGACGAAGCAGTGGCTTGATGCCTTCTGCCAACTCTTAAAGGTCAGCGAAAAGAACAGGTTGATTCTACAGGATATGATCAACATCATAATCCCTGAAAAGTACCTGTTGCTTTTAAGACAGAACGGAAAAGTTATCGGCTGTGGGATGGGCGTCATTGAAGACGGTTTTGCAGGTATATATGAGATAACTATAGATCCGGAGTTAAGAAGAAAAGGCTATGGTAGACAACTTATGCTGAACATGCTGAAATACGCATATGAGAGAGGTGCCAGGAAGGCTTATCTTCAGGTGGTTGCAGCAAACATACCTGCAGTGCGGTTATATGAGAACTTAGGATTTAAGGAAGCATATCGATATTGGTATAGAATAAAGTAA
- the nadC gene encoding carboxylating nicotinate-nucleotide diphosphorylase: MLIKEVESFIEEDLGYDDVSCTIVPDRPAEAVIFTKEDCTVAGIKEAGSIFCYLGIQAETTLKDGDRLKEGEIIFRLNGGAVSILRAERLALNFLGHLSGIATLTRACVDTVRKYSETTRVACTRKTTPGIRKFEKLAVASGGGDTHRFNLSDSVMIKDNHIKLMGIEAAIEAAKKTSFTRKIEVEVESSENAVLAAKLGADIIMLDNMQPNTIQETLKILEGKGLRDSVIVEASGGISRENLENYAKAGVDVISMGSLIHRSRWIDMSLEIVNLDI; this comes from the coding sequence ATGCTTATAAAAGAGGTTGAAAGCTTTATAGAAGAAGATCTGGGATACGATGATGTCTCGTGCACTATTGTGCCTGACAGACCTGCAGAAGCTGTTATCTTCACAAAAGAAGACTGTACTGTTGCAGGGATTAAAGAAGCCGGATCAATTTTTTGCTATCTTGGGATTCAGGCTGAAACCACTCTTAAAGACGGGGATCGCCTCAAAGAAGGGGAAATAATTTTCAGGCTAAACGGAGGAGCAGTATCTATTCTCAGGGCAGAGCGACTGGCTCTGAACTTCCTCGGACACCTGAGCGGGATTGCTACCCTTACACGTGCCTGCGTGGATACGGTAAGAAAATATTCCGAAACTACAAGAGTTGCCTGCACCAGAAAAACCACTCCAGGAATAAGGAAGTTCGAAAAGCTGGCTGTAGCTTCAGGTGGAGGAGATACTCACAGGTTCAATCTCTCGGACTCTGTTATGATTAAAGATAATCACATTAAACTGATGGGAATAGAAGCCGCAATTGAGGCTGCAAAAAAAACCAGCTTCACCAGGAAAATTGAAGTCGAGGTCGAATCTTCAGAAAACGCAGTGCTTGCTGCAAAACTGGGAGCCGATATTATAATGCTTGATAATATGCAGCCCAATACTATCCAAGAAACCCTCAAAATACTTGAAGGAAAAGGGCTTAGAGACTCAGTTATTGTGGAAGCGTCTGGAGGAATTTCCCGGGAAAACCTTGAAAATTATGCAAAAGCAGGGGTAGATGTCATATCTATGGGCTCCCTTATTCATAGATCAAGATGGATAGATATGAGTCTGGAAATTGTCAATCTCGACATATAA
- a CDS encoding aspartate dehydrogenase has protein sequence MLKIGVIGCGFIGGQICKAIDKGIIDAELYALCDSSESRVQELTASLKKYSPTSMTIEELLQNVDLVIECASQKAVRLIVPQALEAGRNVMVMSVGALADEELRERLFTLAKQNNCKLYFPSGAVAGIDGINSASAAEISSVTLTTRKPPMGLAGAPHVKALGIKLETIEKETLLFEGPAAEAVKAFPANVNVAATISLAGIGFERTKVRVIADPALSRNVHEITVEGEFGKLSTRVENLPSPENPKTSYLAALSAISTLKKILSPVQIGT, from the coding sequence ATGCTGAAAATAGGAGTTATTGGTTGCGGATTTATTGGCGGACAGATTTGCAAGGCTATTGATAAAGGAATTATTGATGCAGAGTTGTATGCCCTCTGTGACTCTTCTGAGAGTAGAGTCCAGGAACTTACAGCCTCCCTGAAAAAGTATAGTCCGACCTCAATGACAATTGAAGAACTATTGCAAAATGTAGATCTTGTTATAGAATGTGCCTCTCAAAAAGCTGTCAGGTTAATAGTACCGCAAGCTCTTGAAGCTGGACGTAATGTGATGGTTATGAGTGTAGGCGCTCTTGCGGACGAAGAACTCAGAGAAAGGCTCTTCACACTTGCAAAGCAGAATAACTGCAAGCTCTATTTCCCTTCAGGTGCAGTTGCTGGCATTGATGGAATAAACTCCGCCTCAGCAGCGGAAATCTCATCAGTTACCCTTACTACCAGAAAACCACCTATGGGCCTCGCTGGAGCTCCCCATGTTAAAGCTCTGGGAATTAAGCTCGAAACAATAGAAAAAGAAACCCTGCTTTTTGAAGGACCTGCCGCGGAAGCAGTCAAAGCCTTCCCTGCAAATGTCAATGTTGCAGCTACAATAAGCCTGGCAGGCATAGGTTTTGAACGGACGAAAGTAAGAGTAATCGCTGACCCTGCCTTGTCCAGAAACGTACATGAGATAACTGTAGAAGGCGAATTTGGCAAACTTTCTACAAGAGTTGAAAACCTCCCCTCCCCGGAAAACCCGAAAACCAGTTATCTTGCCGCCCTTTCTGCAATTTCCACCCTGAAAAAGATCCTGAGTCCGGTCCAGATCGGCACCTGA
- the nadA gene encoding quinolinate synthase NadA, with protein sequence MQQAELIERIKELKIKRNAVILAHYYSRPEVQDIADFVGDSLGLSQEAVRQTADIIVFCGVHFMGESAAILCPEKTVILPEIDATCPMADMVNIEGLKREKEKHPDALVVCYVNSSAAIKAESYICCTSANAVEVVNSLEADEIIFVPDKNLAAYVEARTDKKIIPWEGHCPTHHQILREDVLKMKEKHPEAKFIAHPECRPEVLELADHIASTRGMIIYAKNSPAKEFIIGTECGLLHGLHKAAPEKKYYCISEFACCPSMKMVNLEKILISLEKLQHIVTVPYDVRIRAKEALDRMLAVKIR encoded by the coding sequence ATGCAGCAAGCAGAGCTAATAGAAAGGATCAAAGAACTCAAAATAAAACGAAATGCAGTTATTCTTGCTCATTACTATTCCCGTCCTGAGGTTCAGGATATTGCAGATTTTGTAGGAGACTCTCTTGGGCTTAGCCAGGAGGCTGTCCGTCAGACTGCTGATATAATCGTCTTTTGTGGCGTTCATTTCATGGGAGAAAGCGCTGCAATTCTCTGTCCTGAAAAAACAGTAATCTTGCCCGAAATCGATGCTACTTGCCCCATGGCAGACATGGTGAACATTGAAGGTCTTAAAAGAGAAAAAGAAAAGCACCCCGATGCTCTGGTGGTCTGTTATGTTAATAGTTCGGCTGCCATCAAGGCTGAGTCTTACATCTGCTGTACGTCTGCAAATGCCGTAGAGGTAGTAAATTCTCTGGAAGCTGATGAGATAATTTTTGTGCCTGATAAAAACCTGGCTGCCTATGTTGAAGCCCGGACTGACAAAAAAATAATTCCCTGGGAGGGGCACTGCCCAACGCACCATCAGATCCTGAGAGAGGATGTCCTGAAAATGAAGGAAAAGCATCCTGAAGCAAAGTTTATTGCACACCCCGAATGCCGCCCCGAGGTTCTGGAGCTTGCAGACCATATAGCAAGCACGCGAGGGATGATAATATATGCAAAAAACTCTCCTGCAAAAGAGTTCATCATAGGTACGGAATGCGGACTCCTCCACGGGCTACATAAGGCAGCTCCCGAAAAGAAATACTACTGCATTTCGGAATTTGCCTGTTGCCCGAGCATGAAAATGGTAAATCTTGAGAAAATCCTGATATCGCTTGAAAAACTCCAGCATATAGTCACTGTCCCATATGATGTGAGAATCAGGGCAAAAGAAGCACTTGACCGGATGCTCGCGGTAAAAATTCGATGA
- a CDS encoding PGF-pre-PGF domain-containing protein, producing the protein MITLVILGMAPGMVHALGNNGSSVSDSGSSDTGDSVSDSGSSDTGDSVSDSGSSDARDSVSNSGNLDTNTEDSDTNKVDSGSSDGSSDSGSSDGSSDSGSNDKNSGSGSSDGSLDSGSNDGSSDSGSSDKNSDSGSNDGSSDSGSSDGSSDSGSSDGSSDSGSNDKNSDSGSNDGSSDSGSSDGSSDSGSSDKNSDSGSSDGSSDSGSNDGSSDSGSSDKNSDSGSSDGSSDSGSNDGSSDSGSNDKNTDPGSSDDNSGTGTNPDNGNSDSGLDDGNSGTNPDDGNSDSGLDGGSSDTNPDDKSSSTDSDDGDSGKGDSDSGSGSSDNKKSDTGNSDTVSSGTSTDTGNSGTKSSDIVSLNSGNSDTHSSDNTSSDTKSSGNTSSDTESADNSSSDTGNEDSNSSDDSGMNLVSSEPATNIAVKELSTRSIVSDYPIQFDFTKNATCIVNIEFNPKKTFRKTTTVVEELKNRSTLVPTSPEGTVYKYVNIWVGDSGAGLPTSIKSGFVEFKVEKEWIKDNNISKAQVVLQRYDSNWQPLYTEKVREDENYIYFKSETPGYSFFAITEYTGQNIMKVSGAGKIQETLRNLGSEGKAALYGNAGNGNSKIKNPMGTARIFMAISLPLFMILVGYGIFKKKI; encoded by the coding sequence TTGATAACGCTAGTAATCCTTGGAATGGCTCCCGGTATGGTCCATGCTCTAGGAAATAACGGAAGCTCAGTCTCAGATAGTGGAAGTTCAGATACAGGAGATTCAGTCTCAGATAGTGGGAGTTCAGATACAGGAGATTCAGTCTCAGATAGCGGAAGTTCAGATGCAAGAGATTCAGTTTCAAACAGTGGAAATTTAGACACGAATACTGAAGATTCAGACACAAACAAAGTGGATTCAGGCTCAAGTGATGGTAGTTCGGATTCTGGCTCAAGTGACGGAAGTTCAGACTCTGGTTCAAATGACAAAAATTCAGGTTCCGGCTCAAGTGACGGTAGCTTAGATTCAGGCTCAAACGATGGTAGTTCGGATTCCGGCTCAAGTGATAAAAACTCGGATTCCGGCTCAAATGATGGTAGTTCGGATTCTGGTTCAAGTGATGGTAGTTCAGATTCTGGCTCAAGTGACGGAAGCTCAGATTCCGGCTCAAATGATAAAAACTCAGACTCCGGCTCAAATGATGGTAGTTCGGATTCTGGCTCAAGTGATGGCAGTTCGGATTCTGGCTCAAGTGATAAAAACTCGGATTCCGGCTCAAGTGACGGAAGCTCAGATTCCGGCTCAAATGATGGTAGTTCGGATTCTGGCTCAAGTGATAAAAACTCGGATTCCGGCTCAAGTGACGGAAGCTCAGATTCCGGCTCAAATGATGGTAGTTCGGATTCCGGCTCAAATGATAAAAATACAGATCCCGGTTCGAGCGATGATAACTCAGGCACTGGCACTAACCCGGATAATGGGAATTCGGATTCCGGTTTAGACGATGGCAATTCAGGCACTAATCCGGATGATGGGAATTCGGACTCCGGTTTAGACGGTGGTAGTTCAGATACTAACCCGGATGATAAAAGTTCCTCTACTGATTCGGATGACGGAGATTCTGGTAAAGGAGATTCAGACTCAGGCAGCGGAAGTTCAGATAACAAAAAATCGGATACTGGAAACTCAGACACCGTAAGTTCAGGTACAAGTACGGATACTGGAAACTCAGGCACTAAAAGCTCGGATATCGTAAGCTTGAACAGTGGAAACTCTGATACTCATAGTTCAGATAACACAAGTTCAGACACCAAAAGTTCAGGTAACACAAGTTCGGATACCGAAAGTGCAGATAATAGCAGTTCCGATACTGGAAATGAGGATTCGAATTCTTCTGATGATTCAGGTATGAATCTTGTTTCCAGCGAGCCTGCAACCAATATTGCTGTTAAGGAACTTTCAACCAGGAGTATCGTGAGTGATTATCCTATCCAGTTCGATTTTACAAAAAATGCCACGTGCATTGTAAATATTGAATTTAATCCGAAGAAAACATTCCGAAAAACAACAACAGTTGTAGAAGAACTTAAAAACAGATCCACTCTTGTCCCGACTTCTCCTGAAGGTACAGTATATAAATATGTGAATATCTGGGTAGGAGATAGTGGAGCAGGGCTTCCTACTTCTATTAAAAGCGGATTTGTAGAGTTCAAGGTTGAAAAGGAATGGATCAAAGATAATAATATCAGTAAGGCTCAGGTAGTCCTGCAAAGGTATGATAGCAATTGGCAGCCTCTTTACACGGAAAAAGTTAGAGAAGACGAAAATTACATTTACTTTAAATCGGAAACTCCTGGCTATTCCTTCTTCGCAATAACGGAATACACAGGGCAAAATATAATGAAAGTTAGTGGGGCAGGAAAAATACAGGAAACCCTGAGAAATCTTGGAAGCGAAGGAAAAGCAGCTCTTTATGGAAATGCAGGAAATGGAAATAGTAAAATAAAGAATCCAATGGGAACAGCCAGGATATTTATGGCAATTTCCTTACCGCTCTTCATGATTCTTGTTGGATATGGCATATTTAAGAAAAAGATATGA